CATTGAACCATTTCCTAAGTTTAAATCAACTCGTACATTTTGGGCTTGATTGAAATTTCTCTTATAGGCAGAGACGAGAGCTGCTTCTATCGCATCAATAATGACCTCTCTTGAAATTCCTTTTTCCTTTTCCAAAATGGTAAGAGCATCTAATAATTCCGAGCTCATCGTGCCAAAATCCCCCTTTTAAAAAATCAACAATTATTCATTTCATTATCGTTTGTATACAAAGTTTGAACTCGATATCGAAAGGGACAATCTTGCCAACTAAACAACGCTATCGAATCCAATCATACGCAGATGGAAAGAATAAATATAAGATCGATCGTGTCAATCTTAGCCCTTTCCAAAAAGCGAAAAAAACGATATGCTTCATGAATTTGCGAAATCGTTATTATTTGCGCAAGTCATATTATGCCTTCCTATGAAAAAGTAACAGCTAATCGCGCTTTTGCAACTTTTTCAAAAGGAATGGTGATTTCTTTTTTTCTTGTTTTTATTTTGATTTCTACTATTAATTGATCTCCATCAAAGGAAAGCAACTTCCCTTCAAAGACTTTTTCACCTTCAATTGGTTCATAAGTTTTAACATGAACTTGTTTTCCAACTGCTTTTTCAAAATCTCTCGTTTTTTTGAGAGGTCGCTCTGCTCCTGGCGAAGAAACTTCGAGGAAATAATTATGAGGTATAGGGTCAATTTCATCTAGCTTTTCACTTAGACGCTCACTAACAATACCGCATTCTTCGATATCAACGCCTGAGTCCTTATCAATAAACACTCGTAAAAACCAGTTTTTCCCTTCTTTCACATACTCTGTTTCTACAATTTCTAATTTCATTTCATCTAAAATCGGTGTCACAAGTTGT
The sequence above is drawn from the Oikeobacillus pervagus genome and encodes:
- the rimP gene encoding ribosome maturation factor RimP encodes the protein MSKVTEIVEQLVTPILDEMKLEIVETEYVKEGKNWFLRVFIDKDSGVDIEECGIVSERLSEKLDEIDPIPHNYFLEVSSPGAERPLKKTRDFEKAVGKQVHVKTYEPIEGEKVFEGKLLSFDGDQLIVEIKIKTRKKEITIPFEKVAKARLAVTFS